A part of Methanohalobium evestigatum Z-7303 genomic DNA contains:
- a CDS encoding helix-turn-helix transcriptional regulator — translation METSLIDIIFLSDKRKNLMLLLSKGPQNRDDIRNKLNVTSSSIMPQIKILEENYLIVKENEYYHLTEIGKAIVDKLIPFLETLDIFEEYEDYWENRNFDPIPKNLLTRIRELGDYKIIEPDLDNLFEIPQELLDGLKESNSVTAITSIFHPNYPSIFLDLAKNGADITMILQKAVFSRLKTDYQDMSDAFINMENTDTLLYNDEMGVASILVSDKLTYLNLLDKNGKFNHKKIISYDDSAVKWGQELVQYYTNISTRITDMSEVSDG, via the coding sequence ATGGAAACGTCGTTAATTGATATAATATTTCTCTCGGATAAAAGAAAGAACCTAATGCTTCTACTTAGCAAAGGACCACAAAACAGAGATGACATACGAAACAAGCTCAATGTCACATCAAGTTCGATAATGCCCCAGATAAAAATTCTTGAAGAAAATTATCTTATAGTTAAAGAAAACGAATACTACCATTTGACAGAAATAGGAAAAGCTATCGTTGATAAATTAATACCATTTCTTGAAACTCTTGATATCTTTGAAGAATATGAGGACTACTGGGAAAACCGTAATTTTGATCCGATTCCCAAAAATCTGTTGACAAGAATCAGAGAACTTGGAGACTATAAGATAATTGAACCCGATCTTGACAACCTGTTTGAAATCCCCCAGGAATTACTTGATGGTCTTAAAGAATCAAATTCTGTTACTGCCATTACATCAATCTTTCATCCCAATTACCCGTCAATATTCCTTGATCTTGCAAAAAATGGTGCAGATATAACAATGATTTTGCAAAAGGCGGTATTTTCCCGATTAAAAACTGACTACCAAGATATGAGTGATGCCTTTATAAATATGGAAAATACTGATACATTGTTATATAATGATGAAATGGGTGTAGCATCTATACTGGTATCTGATAAACTTACATATCTGAATCTGCTAGATAAAAACGGGAAGTTTAACCATAAAAAAATTATAAGTTATGATGATAGTGCTGTTAAATGGGGACAGGAACTGGTGCAATATTATACAAATATATCCACAAGGATTACTGATATGAGCGAGGTTTCAGATGGATGA
- the tsaA gene encoding tRNA (N6-threonylcarbamoyladenosine(37)-N6)-methyltransferase TrmO, which yields MDETIKMRPVGYVDNTFHELKYNKDMYQSVSKIIIYDEFKDGLYRVTDFDRLEVIFYFDKFNNYELIQKRRIDGIRAGVFASRTPKRPNGIGITTVKLEKVVDNILHVKGLDALDKTPVLDIKPYVESFKKGPD from the coding sequence ATGGATGAAACGATAAAAATGAGACCTGTAGGATATGTTGACAATACGTTCCATGAACTCAAATATAATAAAGATATGTATCAATCTGTATCAAAAATAATTATTTACGATGAATTTAAAGATGGATTATATAGGGTTACAGATTTTGACAGGCTGGAAGTCATATTTTATTTTGATAAATTCAACAATTATGAACTGATTCAAAAAAGGCGTATTGATGGGATAAGGGCTGGAGTTTTTGCGTCACGCACACCAAAAAGACCAAATGGAATAGGCATCACGACAGTAAAACTTGAAAAAGTGGTTGATAATATATTGCATGTAAAAGGTCTGGATGCTTTGGATAAAACTCCCGTTCTGGATATAAAACCATACGTGGAAAGCTTTAAAAAAGGACCTGACTAA
- a CDS encoding RNA-guided endonuclease InsQ/TnpB family protein, giving the protein MESIVRKEGQNCRNLRFKIHPTLEQEKKLNETLEYCRSTWNHLLSIRVDLYDRFDLSVSKSSLEKYLKNLDYPIHSSVRLDVFQRLCSAYDKFFDDIKNGRLKNTKPKKGMFVKRKDIPCGNNSSGFIKYDGILPKGHPKFKSKEDFSSFRYKQHGNGWKLEDNKLYLSKITGKSNLIKIDIDRLPDGELKTCTLKKEGKQWFAYLTVELPENPVPSTPENAVGIDLGLKSFITTSNDDFVEPPRFLRKAEKRLAKEQRKLSRMEFKSNNYKKQKQKVNRIHRKVASARNHFSHCLSKLLVEKYDLIVFEDLKIKNLVKNNKLAKSISDVSWNKLVQHVTYKAAERGKIVDKINPDNTTQVCSHCGTKKKEKLRLGDRIFYCSKCGLEIDRDLNAAVNILTKSSYYNPMHTVGLAGMNGCGDGASTTGLGIGSQVPPMNQQTLNLLRG; this is encoded by the coding sequence GTGGAGTCGATAGTTCGTAAAGAAGGTCAAAACTGCAGGAATCTGAGATTCAAGATACATCCTACTCTTGAACAGGAGAAGAAACTGAATGAAACTTTAGAGTACTGCAGGTCGACCTGGAACCATCTTCTGTCCATCAGAGTAGATTTATACGATAGGTTTGATCTGTCAGTATCTAAATCATCTCTGGAAAAATACCTGAAAAATCTGGACTATCCTATACATTCATCAGTAAGACTGGATGTATTCCAGAGATTATGTTCCGCTTATGACAAGTTTTTTGATGATATCAAGAACGGGAGACTGAAAAACACCAAACCTAAAAAAGGGATGTTCGTCAAGAGAAAAGACATACCATGTGGGAACAATTCATCCGGATTTATCAAATACGATGGAATTCTTCCGAAAGGTCACCCGAAGTTCAAGAGTAAAGAAGATTTCAGTAGTTTCAGATATAAACAGCATGGAAACGGGTGGAAACTTGAAGATAACAAGTTATACCTATCCAAAATAACCGGTAAATCAAATCTCATCAAAATTGATATTGACAGATTGCCAGATGGTGAACTGAAGACCTGTACCCTCAAGAAGGAAGGCAAACAATGGTTCGCATATCTGACAGTAGAATTGCCAGAAAACCCAGTTCCATCTACTCCAGAAAACGCTGTTGGCATAGACTTAGGACTGAAATCTTTCATAACAACTTCAAACGATGATTTTGTCGAACCACCACGATTCCTCAGGAAAGCTGAGAAAAGGCTTGCTAAAGAACAGCGAAAATTGTCGAGAATGGAATTCAAATCAAACAACTATAAAAAGCAGAAGCAAAAAGTGAACAGGATTCACAGGAAAGTAGCATCTGCTAGAAACCATTTCTCACATTGTTTGAGCAAATTGTTGGTTGAGAAATACGACCTGATTGTATTCGAGGATCTAAAAATAAAAAATCTTGTTAAAAATAACAAACTGGCTAAATCAATCTCCGATGTAAGCTGGAACAAACTGGTTCAGCATGTGACCTATAAAGCTGCTGAAAGAGGTAAGATTGTAGACAAGATTAATCCCGACAATACTACACAGGTCTGTTCTCATTGCGGAACCAAGAAAAAAGAGAAACTGAGATTGGGTGATAGAATATTCTACTGCAGTAAATGTGGATTAGAAATCGACAGGGATCTTAATGCTGCAGTCAATATTCTGACAAAATCATCGTACTATAACCCAATGCATACCGTGGGGCTCGCGGGAATGAACGGCTGTGGAGATGGTGCCTCTACGACTGGTCTCGGTATCGGTTCGCAAGTACCGCCGATGAATCAGCAAACGCTCAACCTATTAAGAGGTTGA
- a CDS encoding tRNA(His) guanylyltransferase Thg1 family protein, which yields MKKREIYADLRCAPPLIVRIDGRNFKKTLSRQNLEKPYDKKFASAMTDAIELFLKKSGISPVFAYSFSDEINLFFDDITFDGRVEKLDSVIPSFLSSALTMQMDSDEPLSFDSRIVPLTYRQISEYMVWRQSEAWRNCINSYGYYTLLSEGWSENEAARHMKGLKSSDIHEMLFKRGINLAKVPQWHRRGIMVYKTKYEIEGFNPLLNQKTITTRKKIIQDWNIPLFQSEEGSAFLQEFID from the coding sequence ATGAAAAAGAGAGAAATCTATGCAGATTTACGCTGTGCACCACCATTAATCGTACGTATTGATGGAAGGAATTTTAAAAAAACGCTATCTCGCCAGAACCTTGAAAAACCATATGACAAAAAATTTGCATCCGCGATGACTGATGCCATAGAACTTTTTTTAAAAAAGAGTGGTATTAGTCCAGTATTTGCATATAGTTTTTCAGACGAAATTAATCTTTTTTTTGATGATATTACCTTTGACGGTAGAGTGGAAAAACTTGATTCCGTGATTCCAAGTTTTTTAAGTAGTGCTCTTACCATGCAAATGGATTCAGATGAACCATTGTCCTTTGATTCAAGAATTGTACCTCTTACATACAGACAAATTAGTGAATATATGGTCTGGCGTCAGAGTGAAGCATGGAGAAACTGCATCAATTCATATGGGTATTATACACTACTTTCTGAAGGCTGGAGTGAAAATGAAGCCGCCAGACATATGAAAGGTTTAAAATCCAGTGATATACATGAGATGTTGTTTAAAAGAGGTATAAACCTTGCAAAAGTTCCGCAATGGCACCGTCGGGGTATAATGGTTTATAAAACAAAATACGAAATCGAAGGATTTAACCCCCTACTAAACCAGAAAACCATTACAACCCGAAAAAAAATCATACAGGACTGGAACATCCCTTTATTCCAATCAGAAGAGGGGTCTGCATTCCTGCAAGAATTTATTGATTGA
- the queD gene encoding 6-carboxytetrahydropterin synthase QueD, whose product MEKMRLGIIESIDTAHYLPGHETCGIVHGHTYRVEVVIEGEKNGGMVMDFADLKKIVKDILKDYDHTLLNNILSYPSSENLCENIYSKLSEKLKMLVKVRIWEGEGKWCEIDSTTS is encoded by the coding sequence ATGGAAAAAATGCGACTTGGAATCATAGAATCAATTGATACTGCTCACTATTTACCGGGACATGAGACATGTGGGATTGTACATGGTCATACCTACAGAGTAGAAGTAGTGATAGAAGGCGAAAAAAACGGCGGCATGGTCATGGATTTTGCAGACCTGAAAAAGATAGTAAAGGATATACTGAAGGATTATGACCACACATTATTAAACAATATACTGTCCTATCCAAGTTCTGAAAACCTTTGTGAAAATATATATTCCAAGCTTTCTGAAAAACTAAAAATGCTTGTAAAGGTTAGAATCTGGGAAGGAGAAGGTAAATGGTGTGAGATTGATTCAACTACAAGTTAA
- the nifB gene encoding nitrogenase cofactor biosynthesis protein NifB, with the protein MPVENSDNQSCPDYSNEQLRMISEHPCYDPKAQHKFGRMHLAVAPKCNIQCKYCIRDNDCVNECRPGVTSKVLTPQEALEKTRQVLEEHPFIKVIAIAGPGDPLANDETFETFKLIKEEFPNVIICMSTNGLALPDRIDDMLDAGVQTLTVTVNAVDPEIQRQICDRVVYNGKLYKGKEAAELLINNQLEGIKRAIEAGIVIKINTVLVPDVNDDHVVDIAKKMNELGVFIMNIMPLIPQAEYAEWRVPTEEERKAAQASCEPFVSQMRHCRQCRSDAYGLLGEDLSQMSEERRNMVKMETLRKSKTKSDKDKDD; encoded by the coding sequence ATGCCAGTTGAAAATAGTGATAATCAATCATGTCCTGACTATAGTAATGAACAGCTACGGATGATTTCAGAGCATCCGTGTTATGACCCAAAAGCTCAGCATAAGTTTGGACGGATGCACCTTGCAGTAGCTCCAAAATGTAATATCCAGTGTAAATATTGTATAAGGGATAATGACTGTGTAAATGAATGCCGTCCGGGTGTAACAAGTAAAGTTCTTACTCCACAGGAAGCGCTCGAAAAAACTCGACAGGTTTTGGAAGAACATCCTTTTATTAAGGTGATAGCAATAGCAGGTCCCGGTGACCCGCTGGCAAATGATGAAACATTTGAAACATTTAAGCTCATAAAAGAAGAATTCCCAAATGTTATCATCTGTATGAGTACTAATGGTCTTGCACTACCTGACAGGATTGATGATATGCTGGATGCAGGTGTGCAAACATTAACTGTAACAGTTAATGCAGTTGACCCTGAAATCCAGAGACAGATATGTGATCGTGTGGTTTACAATGGAAAGCTTTACAAAGGAAAAGAAGCAGCAGAATTGCTTATCAACAACCAACTGGAAGGTATAAAAAGGGCTATTGAAGCAGGAATTGTCATAAAAATTAACACTGTCCTTGTTCCGGATGTAAATGATGACCATGTAGTAGACATCGCAAAAAAGATGAATGAACTTGGAGTATTCATCATGAATATTATGCCTCTTATACCACAGGCAGAATATGCTGAATGGAGAGTACCTACAGAGGAAGAACGTAAGGCTGCACAGGCATCATGTGAACCTTTTGTGTCCCAGATGCGCCATTGTCGCCAGTGCAGGTCTGATGCTTATGGACTGCTTGGTGAAGACCTTTCTCAGATGAGTGAAGAAAGAAGAAACATGGTCAAAATGGAGACACTGAGAAAATCAAAAACCAAATCCGATAAGGATAAGGACGATTAA
- the queC gene encoding 7-cyano-7-deazaguanine synthase QueC — MGAISLLSSGLDSVAALTIAREITDVKLAIIFDYGQRSAKKEIEYSKKICTHFGIDYEVIKLDWLEKITNTSLVNKKEDVPELTLDDVSGKNATEKTEESAKNVWVPNRNGIFLNISAGFAESLECEYVIVGFNSEEGQTFPDNSPEFVDSMNTCLSYSTRNGVKILAPLVDYNKKDIINQALKSGTPLEWSWSCYHGRDLPCGVCESCIRRKHAFNELGIKDPLLVRLGMVDND, encoded by the coding sequence ATGGGAGCAATATCACTACTTAGCAGTGGACTGGATTCGGTAGCAGCTCTGACAATTGCAAGAGAGATAACCGATGTAAAGCTTGCGATTATTTTTGATTACGGTCAGCGTTCTGCAAAAAAGGAAATTGAATATTCCAAAAAAATATGCACACATTTTGGTATCGATTACGAAGTTATTAAACTTGATTGGCTCGAAAAAATTACCAATACATCATTGGTAAACAAAAAGGAAGATGTACCAGAGCTTACACTGGATGATGTTTCGGGAAAAAACGCAACTGAAAAGACAGAAGAATCAGCAAAGAATGTGTGGGTACCGAATAGGAATGGTATATTTTTAAATATTTCAGCAGGTTTTGCTGAAAGCCTGGAATGTGAATATGTGATAGTTGGATTCAACAGTGAAGAGGGACAAACATTTCCTGACAATTCCCCTGAATTTGTAGATTCGATGAATACATGTTTGTCGTATTCTACCAGAAACGGTGTCAAAATACTCGCACCTTTAGTAGACTATAATAAAAAGGATATTATCAATCAGGCTCTAAAATCAGGTACTCCTCTGGAGTGGAGCTGGAGCTGTTATCATGGAAGAGATTTACCATGTGGTGTATGTGAAAGCTGTATTAGACGGAAACACGCCTTTAATGAACTGGGTATTAAAGACCCACTACTTGTAAGGTTAGGTATGGTTGATAATGATTGA
- a CDS encoding thioredoxin domain-containing protein, whose product MNEETGETGKHPNHLINEKSPYLLQHAYNPVNWYPWGDEAFEKAKNEDKPIFLSIGYSTCHWCHVMENESFEDPEIAQILNDNFVCIKVDREERPDIDSTYMDVCQALTGRGGWPLTIIMTPEKKPFSAATYLPKESRFGLTGLIDLLPRISDMWSKQKRELVSRAEQITSSVEEVFTKSPKTRELSNQELDSAYESLLENYDPEYGGFGNAPKFPSPHNLMFLMRYWERTSNNKALEMVEKTLKNMRIGGIYDHIGFGFHRYSTDRYWMIPHFEKMLYDQALLSMAYIEVYQATGKIEYKNTARDVFTYALRDLTSKEGGFYSAVDADSEGVEGKFYTWTYDEIHKILSKSEANIVTNLFNIKKEGNFRDEKTGNLTGKNIPHLIETPLYIDVEPDEELDEFHEKLNEAREKRGAWKRNLLKTIYSQRRLEVARRKLFEARENRVHPAKDDKILTDWNGLMIAALSKGAQVFNDKEYANSARKAADFIIKNMSDSSGQLMHRYRDGDSDIHGFIDDYAFLTWGLIELYETTFEVKYLEKALEFNNYLINHFWDDNNGGFYFTPDNAETPIVRKKEIYDGASPSGNSVALMNLMRLGRMTGNPELEKKASDSIKSFSKSLSRNPIASTHSMQALDFVQGPSSEVVITGDFQSEDTQNMINSLRTEFIPRKVVLFKPDKVQSPDIVNIAGFTRDMDSQEGKATAYICQNYSCSSPKTDADDMVRSLKNI is encoded by the coding sequence ATGAATGAAGAAACTGGTGAAACTGGGAAACACCCCAATCATTTAATCAATGAGAAAAGTCCGTATCTGTTACAGCATGCTTATAATCCAGTAAACTGGTATCCATGGGGAGATGAGGCTTTTGAAAAAGCAAAGAATGAAGACAAACCCATATTCCTGTCTATAGGTTATTCCACATGTCACTGGTGCCATGTAATGGAAAATGAATCTTTTGAAGACCCTGAAATTGCTCAAATACTGAACGATAACTTTGTTTGTATTAAAGTTGACAGGGAAGAGCGCCCGGATATTGACAGTACTTATATGGATGTCTGTCAGGCTCTTACCGGAAGAGGTGGATGGCCGCTTACTATTATAATGACACCTGAAAAAAAACCGTTTTCTGCCGCCACATATCTTCCAAAAGAAAGCAGATTCGGATTAACTGGGCTGATTGATTTACTTCCCCGAATCAGTGATATGTGGTCAAAACAGAAACGAGAACTTGTAAGCCGTGCAGAACAAATTACATCATCAGTTGAGGAAGTATTTACAAAGTCACCCAAAACCAGAGAATTGAGCAATCAGGAACTTGATTCAGCATATGAATCACTTCTGGAAAATTATGACCCTGAATATGGAGGATTCGGTAACGCTCCAAAATTCCCTTCACCGCATAATTTAATGTTTTTAATGAGGTATTGGGAACGAACATCTAATAACAAAGCACTGGAAATGGTCGAGAAAACGCTCAAAAACATGCGTATAGGTGGTATTTATGACCACATAGGTTTTGGCTTCCACCGCTATTCTACAGACAGATACTGGATGATTCCACATTTTGAAAAGATGCTTTATGACCAAGCATTGCTATCAATGGCTTATATTGAAGTTTACCAAGCAACCGGAAAAATTGAGTATAAAAATACAGCCAGGGATGTTTTCACCTATGCCCTACGCGACCTTACCTCAAAAGAAGGGGGATTTTATTCTGCAGTAGATGCAGATAGTGAGGGAGTAGAAGGTAAATTCTATACTTGGACATATGATGAAATACATAAAATTCTATCGAAGTCAGAAGCCAATATTGTAACCAACCTTTTTAATATTAAAAAAGAAGGTAATTTCCGTGATGAGAAAACCGGTAACTTAACAGGTAAAAATATACCTCATTTAATAGAAACACCCTTATATATTGATGTAGAGCCTGATGAAGAACTTGATGAATTTCATGAAAAACTTAACGAAGCTCGTGAAAAACGCGGTGCATGGAAACGCAACCTTCTAAAAACCATTTATTCACAAAGACGCCTTGAGGTCGCAAGAAGAAAACTGTTTGAAGCTCGTGAAAATCGTGTACATCCAGCAAAAGACGATAAGATACTTACTGACTGGAACGGTCTGATGATTGCTGCACTTTCAAAAGGTGCACAGGTATTTAATGACAAGGAGTATGCCAACTCCGCCAGAAAAGCTGCTGATTTTATAATTAAAAACATGTCTGATTCATCTGGTCAGCTGATGCACAGGTATCGGGATGGTGATTCTGATATACACGGGTTCATTGATGACTATGCTTTTTTGACATGGGGACTAATTGAACTCTATGAGACAACCTTTGAAGTTAAATACCTAGAGAAAGCTCTCGAGTTCAATAACTACTTGATTAACCATTTCTGGGATGACAATAACGGAGGATTTTACTTTACACCAGATAATGCAGAAACACCTATAGTACGTAAAAAAGAAATTTATGATGGGGCTTCGCCTTCAGGAAACTCAGTAGCTCTTATGAACCTTATGCGTCTTGGAAGGATGACCGGCAATCCGGAACTTGAAAAGAAAGCTTCAGATTCCATAAAATCGTTTTCCAAATCGTTATCCAGAAACCCGATTGCATCTACTCATTCAATGCAGGCACTTGATTTTGTTCAGGGTCCATCCAGTGAAGTTGTAATAACAGGAGATTTTCAGTCAGAAGATACCCAGAATATGATAAACTCATTAAGAACAGAGTTTATACCCCGCAAAGTTGTGCTTTTTAAACCTGATAAAGTTCAATCACCAGATATTGTAAACATTGCTGGGTTTACCAGAGATATGGATTCACAGGAAGGAAAAGCAACCGCTTATATATGTCAAAACTATTCCTGCAGTTCTCCAAAAACGGATGCTGATGATATGGTAAGATCATTAAAAAACATATAA
- a CDS encoding DUF366 family protein, which produces MECIYLNNRNYDGSQISSLWAYNIAGVQDDSIIYFRGTCNVEIDHMIDLEDKRENEAIYSSDMIHFIIEHFDSTNLKLVYSRQRLFASIVSEILMDKGFNIKREGDDLFINNRKLSVSIASTSAVSQKIHFGINVIHDYYADLKSIGFEESKIEQLMCEIAESYVNELDDIEKDLRKSRPLDVI; this is translated from the coding sequence ATGGAATGTATTTATCTGAATAACAGAAATTATGACGGAAGCCAAATATCATCACTATGGGCATATAATATTGCAGGAGTTCAGGATGATTCGATAATCTATTTCAGAGGAACATGCAATGTGGAAATCGACCATATGATAGACCTGGAAGACAAAAGAGAAAACGAAGCAATTTATTCGTCTGATATGATTCATTTTATAATCGAACATTTTGATTCAACCAACCTGAAACTCGTTTATTCAAGACAGCGTTTATTTGCATCCATTGTATCAGAAATATTGATGGATAAGGGATTTAATATTAAACGCGAAGGTGATGACCTTTTTATAAACAATAGGAAACTTTCAGTATCAATTGCCAGTACTTCAGCTGTATCACAAAAAATTCATTTCGGGATTAATGTAATACATGATTATTATGCGGATTTAAAAAGTATAGGGTTTGAAGAAAGTAAAATCGAACAGTTGATGTGTGAAATTGCTGAAAGTTATGTTAATGAATTAGATGATATTGAAAAAGATTTACGAAAATCCAGACCACTTGATGTGATTTAA
- a CDS encoding 7-carboxy-7-deazaguanine synthase QueE, with protein MNAPISEIFCSVQGEGPYVGVRQVFVRFIGCNLQCQYCDTQREYVDFCRFEENPGSDEFELIPNPLDVNTVAESIESFSSVHSVSLTGGEPLIHADFIKNLQISAPLYLESNMTLPEMAKKVKDKVSFVSGDVKIINEFECDDFETHIEKTIDSFKILKTTESRDCFCKIVVLENTKIEYVLDIMDKISDYISGAILQPVTQGYNRPSVQHLLQIQKQLLDKGINTKVIPQTHKMLGCL; from the coding sequence ATGAACGCACCGATAAGTGAGATATTTTGTTCTGTTCAGGGCGAGGGACCCTATGTAGGTGTAAGGCAGGTTTTTGTACGTTTTATCGGATGTAACCTTCAATGTCAATATTGTGACACACAGAGAGAATATGTGGATTTTTGCAGGTTTGAGGAAAATCCCGGATCGGATGAATTTGAATTGATACCCAACCCTCTGGATGTCAATACTGTTGCTGAATCAATAGAATCATTTAGCAGTGTTCATTCGGTTTCACTGACAGGTGGAGAACCCCTGATACATGCAGATTTCATAAAGAACCTGCAAATTTCTGCTCCTTTATATCTGGAATCCAATATGACCCTACCTGAGATGGCGAAAAAGGTTAAAGATAAAGTGTCATTTGTATCAGGAGACGTTAAAATTATAAATGAATTTGAATGTGATGATTTTGAAACACATATCGAAAAAACAATTGATAGTTTCAAAATATTAAAAACTACAGAATCCAGAGATTGCTTTTGTAAAATAGTAGTACTGGAAAACACAAAAATTGAATATGTTCTGGATATTATGGACAAAATATCTGACTATATATCCGGGGCTATATTACAGCCTGTAACACAGGGCTACAACCGCCCATCTGTTCAACACCTGCTTCAAATTCAAAAACAATTGCTGGATAAAGGAATAAATACTAAAGTAATACCACAAACCCACAAAATGCTGGGGTGCCTATAA
- a CDS encoding PRC-barrel domain-containing protein, with protein MRAEISSLFGLNVYTNAGTYVGKISDMVLDVNNRKVTGLAISDINREIFDVPTKGVIIPYRWVVTSGDIVIIRDLINKFKKLEKEAYQE; from the coding sequence ATGCGTGCGGAAATATCATCGTTATTCGGGTTGAATGTTTATACCAATGCAGGTACATATGTCGGAAAAATCAGTGATATGGTACTGGATGTTAACAACAGAAAAGTTACCGGTCTTGCAATATCTGATATAAACAGAGAAATTTTTGATGTCCCCACAAAAGGTGTTATCATTCCATATAGATGGGTTGTAACTTCAGGCGACATCGTAATAATACGTGACCTTATTAACAAGTTCAAAAAACTGGAAAAAGAAGCATATCAAGAGTAA
- a CDS encoding methanogenesis marker 2 protein: protein MDLKQVADGIRNFEGVTRKKPIEGIVEIFESVRSEYGGTLVDFGDDAAVIDIDGNDVILFAADSIWEKLMKASPWWAGYTAVLANVNDIAAMGARPLAMVDVISSSDKDSCNTLLKGITDGIKKFGVPMVGGHLHPDTPYSSIAVAIIGIAKKDCIIRSDTAKPGDSIIVAYDMDGRMGPNSPYSWDTTSFKDPETVRNRYLVMQTIGEKKLATSGKDISNPGTIGTLGMLCETSNVGASVDIDKIPFPDGVELEQWLKVYTATGYILTVNSENVDECIQVFNDAGITASVIGEINDTLKLDIYNKDGRETVFDFNTDDITGITCKND, encoded by the coding sequence TTGGATTTGAAACAGGTTGCAGACGGCATCAGGAATTTTGAAGGTGTAACTCGAAAAAAACCTATTGAAGGTATAGTTGAAATCTTTGAATCAGTACGTTCTGAATATGGGGGCACACTGGTAGATTTTGGAGATGATGCTGCAGTTATTGATATTGATGGAAATGATGTTATCCTGTTTGCTGCAGATTCCATCTGGGAAAAATTGATGAAAGCCAGCCCTTGGTGGGCCGGTTATACAGCCGTTCTTGCCAATGTAAATGATATTGCAGCAATGGGGGCACGTCCACTGGCAATGGTGGATGTCATATCATCCAGTGATAAGGATTCCTGTAATACTCTCCTAAAGGGAATAACCGATGGCATCAAAAAATTCGGTGTGCCTATGGTAGGAGGCCATTTGCACCCTGACACTCCATACAGTTCAATAGCAGTTGCAATCATCGGTATTGCAAAAAAGGACTGTATTATCCGGAGTGATACTGCAAAACCTGGTGACTCTATTATTGTAGCCTATGACATGGATGGCAGAATGGGTCCCAATTCTCCGTACAGTTGGGATACCACTTCATTTAAAGATCCAGAAACAGTAAGAAATCGTTACCTTGTGATGCAGACCATAGGAGAAAAGAAATTAGCAACCTCAGGAAAAGATATTAGCAACCCGGGAACAATCGGAACACTGGGAATGCTTTGTGAAACCAGTAATGTAGGTGCATCTGTTGACATTGATAAAATCCCGTTTCCTGATGGTGTAGAACTTGAACAGTGGCTAAAGGTTTACACTGCAACAGGTTACATCCTTACTGTAAACTCTGAAAATGTCGATGAATGCATTCAAGTGTTCAATGACGCAGGGATTACAGCATCGGTAATTGGTGAGATAAACGACACATTAAAACTTGATATTTACAACAAGGACGGTCGGGAAACTGTTTTTGATTTTAATACCGATGATATAACCGGTATAACATGTAAAAATGATTGA